In Taeniopygia guttata chromosome 2, bTaeGut7.mat, whole genome shotgun sequence, one genomic interval encodes:
- the RNF182 gene encoding E3 ubiquitin-protein ligase RNF182, whose protein sequence is MTTQLPEESMETQSSDELECKICYNRYNLRQRKPKVLECCHRVCAKCLCKIIDFGDSPQGVIVCPFCRFETCLPDDEVSSLPDDNNILLNLACGGKGKKCLPDNPTELLLTPKRLASLVSPSHTSSNCLVITIMEVQRESPQTLNSTPVVEFYRPTSFDSVATVSHNWTVWNCTSLLFQTSIRVLVWLLGLLYFSSLPLGIYLLVSKKVTLGVVFVSLVPSSLVILMIYGFCQCVCHEVLDCMSS, encoded by the coding sequence ATGACCACTCAACTACCAGAGGAGTCCATGGAGACCCAGAGCTCAGACGAGCTTGAGTGCAAGATCTGTTACAACCGCTATAACCTGCGGCAGAGAAAACCAAAAGTGCTGGAGTGCTGTCACAGAGTGTGTGCCAAATGCCTTTGCAAGATCATAGACTTTGGTGACTCCCCGCAAGGAGTCATAGTGTGCCCATTCTGCAGGTTTGAAACGTGCCTGCCAGACGATGAGGTTAGTAGTCTTCCTGATGACAACAACATCCTTCTGAATTTAGCTTgtgggggaaagggaaagaagtgCCTACCAGACAACCCAACAGAACTCTTGTTGACTCCCAAAAGGCTGGCATCTCTGGTTAGCCCTTCTCACACCTCTTCTAATTGCCTGGTTATAACAATCATGGAAGTACAAAGAGAAAGTCCCCAGACTCTGAACTCAACCCCCGTGGTGGAATTTTACAGGCCTACAAGTTTTGACTCTGTTGCAACTGTGTCCCACAACTGGACAGTGTGGAACTGCACATCTTTGCTCTTCCAGACCTCGATTCGGGTGCTAGTGTGGTTGCTAGGGCTGCTGTACTTTAGCTCCTTGCCTTTAGGGATTTATTTACTGGTATCCAAGAAAGTCACCCTTGGGGTTGTCTTTGTAAGCCTTGTTCCTTCGAGCCTTGTTATTCTCATGATTTATGGCTTTTGCCAGTGTGTTTGCCATGAAGTTCTAGACTGCATGTCATCTTGA